One Spinacia oleracea cultivar Varoflay chromosome 4, BTI_SOV_V1, whole genome shotgun sequence DNA segment encodes these proteins:
- the LOC110802428 gene encoding uncharacterized protein, translating into MVSKVRNQPDYNAEWCPPTVREEMIRIMEEEENKKKSNQCSKNRNGNGDQKIHHRQGSISTEEVRLKLAKKLGRPPTPSEVYFETHADSGGRFVNAKAEAVWNDYKNRKDANLQCEVENRRTDDELFLEATGGWSDKGRIFGLGAAADSFYERPEDRRTKKSRLNYAMEQKKELDETKENLAQTQENLAETQTKLAETQKQLEALHEQVRLIVQANNLSVTPPTSTSSP; encoded by the exons ATGGTGTCGAAGGTGCGCAATCAACCTGACTACAATGCTGAATGGTGTCCTCCTACCGTAAGGGAAGAAATGATTCGGATTATGGAAGAAGAggagaacaaaaaaaaatcaaatcaatgtTCAAAAAATCGGAATGGAAACGGTGACCAAAAGATTCACCATCGACAAGGATCCATATCTACAGAAGAAGTGAGGCTAAAATTG GCAAAGAAGTTGGGACGTCCGCCAACTCCATCAGAGGTTTACTTTGAAACCCATGCGGATAGTGGTGGTCGATTTGTTAATGCTAAGGCAGAAGCTGTGTGG AATGACTATAAAAACAGAAAAGATGCAAATCTACAATGTGAGGTTGAGAATCGAAGAACAGATGATGAGTTGTTCCTTGAGGCTACTGGTGGGTGGAGTGACAAGGGAAGGATATTTGGTTTGGGAGCAGCAGCTGACTCTTTCTATGAGAGACCTGAAGATAGGAGGACAAAAAAATCACGATTAAATTATGCAAtggaacaaaagaaagagcttgATGAAACCAAGGAGAACCTTGCTCAAACCCAGGAGAATCTTGCTGAAACCCAAACAAAACTTGCTGAAACTCAAAAACAATTGGAGGCTCTTCATGAACAAGTGCGACTTATTGTGCAAGCCAACAATCTTTCGGTCACTCCTCCTACTTCTACATCATCTCCTTGA